The sequence ACTCGACGCGCCGACGCGGGAGCGGATTGCCATCGCCCTCGCGGACGAAAACGCCTGTCAGTACTGCCTCTCCGCGCATACCGCAATCGGCCGCAAGACGGGTCTGACCGACGCCGATATGGCGGCGAACCGCGACGGCGGTTCAACCGACGACCGGGCCGCAGCGGCCGTCCGCTTCGCCCTCTCTCTCAACAAGAACAGAGGGGCGCTGACCGCATCCGAGTTCAATGCCGTGCGTGACGCCGGCTACTCCGATGCCGAGATCGTCGAGATCGTGGTGCATGTCGGCATGAACCTGCTGACCAACATCCTCGCCAAATCGACCGAGATCGACATCGATTTCCCGAAGGTCGCGCTGACCGCCCGCGCCGCCTGAGGACAAGCGGGAGCGGGCATCCCCCCCCCCCCCCCCCCCCCCCCTCCCCCTTTAAAAAAAAGAGAAGGAATAGGTCGGGGACCTCGCAGAAAACAGTTTCACCCCTTCGGTTCTGGAGGCGCAGGAACGCTATGGCAGCCGCGCCATGTACAGCCGCCTCGACGGAGCTCCTGCCGGTCCGGCCGTGCTCGGCGGGATCGAGACCGACTTCATCGAGGCGCGGGACGGCTTCTATCAGGCCACGGTCTCGGAAACCGGCTGGCCCTACGTACAGTTCAGGGGCGGCCCCGCAGGCTTCCTCAAAGTCCTCGACGAGCGGACGATCGGCTACGCCGACTTTCGCGGAAACC comes from Nisaea sediminum and encodes:
- a CDS encoding carboxymuconolactone decarboxylase family protein; amino-acid sequence: MARIAKVTADTANAEQAVLLDAIKGKLGMVPNFLAVLAQSPVALNSFLGLHGVAGAGELDAPTRERIAIALADENACQYCLSAHTAIGRKTGLTDADMAANRDGGSTDDRAAAAVRFALSLNKNRGALTASEFNAVRDAGYSDAEIVEIVVHVGMNLLTNILAKSTEIDIDFPKVALTARAA